Proteins encoded in a region of the Myxococcales bacterium genome:
- a CDS encoding M13 family metallopeptidase yields the protein MLPWSTRARGLSAGLFLPLLFAACGPAPEPPAVPPALGSAQPAPSVATPAPGKVVPGPSGVDLAALDRSVAPCDDFFSFACGGWVKAHPIPDEEASWMRSFSVMREENEKLLKEILEGYASGAGKDEPYAKLLGDFYGSCMDEAAIEAAGTKPLDADLKLVEQAKDVRSLSTVIGKLHKSGTTVFFDYGPEQDFKEASRVIFALHQAGLGMPDREYYLKTDAKALELRAKYTKFVTNVFGLLGENKGKAKQSADDVLAVERALAEISFTKTDLREPQKNYHLVKRADLPTVAPNLGWDRYLAELGMEKTADFNVAQDTYFKGLSALLDGKKLPLAKVRAYLRFHVTRDALSRLPKRFVDEGFAWRQAISGAKNLPPRWKRCVRATDAALPEALGQPFVKRTLGAGGKEAVQKLILAIEGVMKGNLDGLAWMDEPTRKLAQAKLAKIANKIAYPDTFRSYEGLTADRQSYNRSAKAAEAFEIQRQLRKVGQPVDRAEWQMSPPTINAYYDPLLNEMVFPAGILRSPFYSTTVASPANFGGIGMVMGHELTHGFDDEGRQFDADGNMKSWWTPAVDAEFVKRASCVEKQFSAYTVLGDAHVDGKLTLGENLADLGGVKLALMALEKEIGKDAKQAEGEFSPRQQFFLGFAQAWCGSYRDEAMRLLVATNPHSPPQLRVNGPLSNTAAFADAFHCSTGQKMVRSERCEVW from the coding sequence ATGTTGCCCTGGAGCACCCGTGCGCGCGGCCTGTCCGCCGGCCTCTTCCTTCCCCTGCTGTTCGCGGCCTGCGGGCCCGCGCCCGAGCCGCCCGCCGTGCCGCCCGCGCTCGGGTCCGCGCAGCCCGCGCCGTCGGTGGCCACGCCGGCTCCCGGCAAGGTCGTGCCGGGCCCGTCGGGGGTCGACCTCGCCGCGCTCGATCGGAGCGTGGCCCCCTGCGACGACTTCTTCTCGTTCGCGTGCGGCGGGTGGGTGAAAGCTCACCCCATCCCCGACGAAGAGGCGAGCTGGATGCGCAGCTTCAGCGTCATGCGCGAGGAGAACGAGAAGCTGCTGAAGGAGATCCTCGAGGGGTACGCCAGCGGGGCAGGGAAGGACGAGCCCTACGCCAAGCTGCTCGGTGACTTCTACGGGAGCTGCATGGACGAGGCCGCCATCGAGGCCGCCGGCACGAAGCCCCTCGACGCCGATCTCAAGCTCGTGGAGCAGGCGAAGGACGTGCGCTCGCTCTCCACCGTGATCGGCAAGCTCCACAAGTCGGGCACCACGGTGTTCTTCGACTACGGCCCGGAGCAAGACTTCAAGGAGGCGAGCCGCGTCATCTTCGCCCTCCACCAGGCCGGGCTCGGCATGCCCGATCGCGAGTATTACCTGAAGACCGACGCGAAGGCGCTCGAGCTGCGTGCGAAATACACGAAGTTCGTGACCAACGTGTTCGGCCTCCTGGGCGAGAACAAGGGGAAGGCGAAGCAGAGCGCGGACGACGTGCTCGCCGTCGAGAGGGCGCTGGCCGAGATCTCGTTCACGAAGACCGATCTGCGCGAGCCGCAGAAGAACTACCACCTCGTGAAGCGCGCCGACCTGCCGACGGTCGCCCCGAACCTGGGCTGGGACCGCTACCTGGCCGAGCTCGGGATGGAGAAGACGGCTGACTTCAACGTCGCCCAAGACACCTACTTCAAGGGCCTCTCGGCCCTCCTCGACGGCAAGAAGCTGCCGCTCGCCAAGGTGCGCGCCTACCTGCGCTTCCACGTCACGCGCGACGCGCTCTCGCGGCTCCCGAAGCGCTTCGTCGACGAGGGCTTCGCGTGGCGCCAGGCGATCTCGGGCGCGAAGAACCTCCCGCCGCGGTGGAAGCGGTGCGTGCGCGCGACCGACGCGGCGCTCCCCGAGGCGCTCGGCCAGCCGTTCGTGAAGCGCACGCTGGGGGCCGGCGGCAAGGAGGCCGTGCAGAAGCTCATCCTCGCGATCGAGGGCGTCATGAAGGGCAACCTCGACGGCCTCGCGTGGATGGACGAGCCGACCCGAAAGCTTGCCCAAGCCAAGCTCGCCAAGATCGCCAACAAGATCGCCTACCCCGACACCTTCCGGAGCTACGAGGGGCTGACCGCCGATCGCCAGAGCTACAACCGCAGCGCGAAGGCCGCGGAAGCCTTCGAGATTCAGCGGCAGCTCCGCAAGGTCGGTCAACCGGTCGATCGCGCGGAGTGGCAGATGAGCCCGCCCACCATCAACGCCTACTACGACCCGCTCCTGAACGAGATGGTCTTCCCCGCGGGCATCCTGCGCTCGCCCTTCTATTCGACCACCGTCGCGTCACCCGCCAACTTCGGCGGCATCGGCATGGTCATGGGCCACGAGCTCACCCACGGCTTCGACGACGAAGGGCGCCAGTTCGACGCCGACGGCAACATGAAGTCGTGGTGGACGCCCGCCGTCGACGCGGAGTTCGTGAAGCGCGCCTCCTGCGTGGAGAAGCAGTTCTCCGCGTACACGGTGTTGGGCGACGCCCACGTCGACGGGAAGCTCACCCTCGGCGAGAACCTCGCCGATCTGGGCGGCGTCAAGCTGGCCCTCATGGCGCTGGAGAAGGAGATCGGGAAGGACGCGAAGCAGGCGGAGGGCGAGTTCAGCCCGCGCCAGCAGTTCTTCCTCGGCTTCGCGCAAGCGTGGTGCGGCAGCTACCGCGACGAGGCGATGCGCTTGCTGGTAGCGACGAATCCGCACTCGCCGCCGCAGCTGCGAGTCAACGGTCCGCTCTCCAACACCGCCGCGTTCGCCGACGCGTTCCACTGCAGTACGGGCCAGAAGATGGTGCGCAGCGAGCGCTGCGAGGTCTGGTAG
- a CDS encoding 16S rRNA (uracil(1498)-N(3))-methyltransferase — translation MRPRRAPLAGLRAGRLSLPHDLWRYVTRVLRLGPGDRLVVFDAARGLEAAAELAPSAGDPDSLELVVGEPRPARVVAPRPLVLLQGLAKGDKVDAIVRDATELGATLVVLVEAERSVVRLEGRRRDDRVARLRKIGDEAARQCGRGDAPEVSGPMSLAAALELAPAGGRFALAPLAAEPLGARLEAYLSSPLTFAIGPEGGLSDGELELLEHAGFARVSLGPFVLRTETVVAAVLGAVRVLDASRGFEAAPPGG, via the coding sequence GTGAGGCCGCGTCGCGCGCCGCTCGCGGGCCTGCGGGCGGGTCGCCTGTCGCTCCCGCACGACCTCTGGCGCTACGTGACCCGCGTGCTCCGCCTCGGGCCGGGCGACCGCCTCGTGGTGTTCGACGCCGCGAGAGGCCTCGAGGCCGCCGCGGAGCTCGCGCCCTCTGCCGGCGATCCCGACTCGCTCGAGCTCGTGGTCGGCGAGCCCAGGCCGGCGCGCGTGGTCGCGCCGAGGCCGCTCGTGCTGCTCCAGGGCCTCGCGAAGGGCGACAAGGTCGACGCGATCGTGCGCGACGCGACGGAGCTCGGCGCGACGTTGGTCGTGCTCGTGGAGGCCGAGCGCTCGGTCGTGCGCCTCGAGGGGAGGCGCCGCGACGACCGGGTGGCGCGACTGCGAAAGATCGGCGACGAGGCGGCGAGGCAGTGCGGCCGGGGTGACGCGCCGGAGGTCTCCGGGCCCATGTCCCTCGCGGCTGCGCTGGAGCTCGCGCCTGCGGGCGGCCGTTTCGCCCTCGCGCCGCTGGCGGCCGAGCCGCTCGGCGCGCGCCTCGAGGCGTACCTGTCGAGCCCGCTGACGTTCGCCATCGGGCCTGAGGGCGGGCTCAGCGACGGAGAGCTCGAACTTCTGGAACATGCTGGATTTGCTCGTGTTTCTCTTGGTCCTTTCGTGCTCCGTACCGAGACTGTCGTCGCCGCCGTGCTCGGCGCGGTGCGCGTGCTCGACGCGTCGCGTGGTTTCGAAGCCGCGCCGCCGGGCGGGTGA
- a CDS encoding 50S ribosomal protein L11 methyltransferase, producing MSTVNEAADAAPQFPFLHVTVEPDAAELVASELFDLGAEGVEERDDTTLKRADAGGKITLVASFSTEEAAQEALAGLAPELGARLEHVVGDAWRDAWKEHFRPFAVAPGLVVRPPWEAYEPKEGEHVVELEPGRAFGTGLHETTSLVCSALAEHAPELAGAEVLDVGTGSGILALCALKLGAKRAVCTDNDADVLPVVAENAARNGLADRVTASANDLGDVPGTFPVVVANIEARVLIPMAPALAAKVRPGGLLVLSGILLPQEADVIGAYAPLRLLAAPKRGEWVAIVLRAPS from the coding sequence ATGTCCACCGTCAACGAGGCCGCCGATGCCGCGCCGCAATTTCCCTTTCTGCACGTCACGGTGGAGCCCGATGCGGCCGAGCTCGTCGCGAGCGAGCTGTTCGACCTCGGCGCCGAGGGAGTCGAGGAGCGCGACGACACCACGCTGAAGCGGGCCGACGCCGGCGGAAAGATCACCCTGGTCGCGAGCTTCTCCACGGAGGAGGCGGCGCAGGAGGCGCTCGCCGGTTTGGCGCCGGAGCTCGGCGCGCGGCTCGAGCACGTGGTGGGCGACGCGTGGCGGGACGCGTGGAAGGAGCATTTTCGCCCGTTCGCGGTCGCTCCGGGCCTCGTGGTGCGGCCGCCCTGGGAGGCCTACGAGCCGAAGGAGGGCGAGCACGTCGTGGAGCTCGAGCCGGGCCGCGCGTTCGGCACCGGGCTGCACGAGACCACGTCGCTCGTGTGCTCCGCGCTGGCCGAGCACGCCCCGGAGCTCGCCGGGGCCGAGGTGCTCGACGTGGGCACGGGCAGCGGCATCCTGGCGCTCTGCGCGCTGAAGCTCGGGGCCAAACGTGCAGTATGCACGGACAACGACGCCGACGTGCTCCCCGTCGTCGCCGAGAACGCCGCGCGCAACGGCCTAGCCGACCGCGTCACCGCGAGCGCGAACGACCTCGGCGACGTGCCGGGTACGTTCCCCGTGGTCGTGGCCAACATCGAGGCCCGGGTGCTCATCCCCATGGCGCCCGCGCTCGCCGCGAAGGTGAGGCCCGGCGGGCTGCTCGTGCTCTCGGGCATCCTCCTCCCGCAGGAGGCGGACGTGATCGGCGCGTACGCGCCGCTCCGCTTGCTCGCCGCTCCGAAGCGGGGCGAGTGGGTCGCGATCGTGCTCCGCGCTCCCTCGTGA
- a CDS encoding ABC transporter ATP-binding protein — translation MPRLPAAPPAPAPLRARLAESARYAWRTATLVHRSSPRLARGYLALVLAGSALPLGVAWVGKQLVDAVVARREALALRWVLVELGFVVAMALASRGAGLVRQVLGARLGVDVNTAILEKASRLELAEFEDSELYDRMTRARREASSRPLALVSDAFTLVQNTLTLGGYIALLVGYGAWVAALLLLSTVPATLAEVKYSKEQFKLRNWRSPESRKLLYLEHALASDEHAKEVRLFDLAELFLARYKTLAEAFYAEDARLAVKKSSATTGLSLLATLALYGTYATVALLAARGTLTLGTMTLYVLAFRQGQAAFQAALSSLGSIYEHNLYMSNLFSFLGGAEVAGSRAAGEEGARGATGAVALPVAPRSRSADERRGAVVRFEGVGFKYPGRDEWALRGIDLTLAAGERVALVGHNGAGKTTFVKLMTGLYSPTEGRVTVDGRDVLAGDGPGAAAERRALLARFGVVFQDFNQYQLSLRENVGVGSVPRMHEEPHVRNAAQLGGAGGLITSLEGGLEAPLGHWFRGGVELSGGQWQKIALARAFMRDDADILVLDEPTAALDAESEHTVFERFHELAEGRTTLVISHRFPTVRMADRILVLEGGRVTEEGSHDALVAKRGTYARLFALQAKGYQ, via the coding sequence CTGCCGCGGCTCCCCGCCGCGCCGCCGGCGCCCGCGCCGCTCCGCGCGCGCCTCGCCGAGAGCGCGCGCTACGCCTGGCGCACCGCCACGCTCGTGCACCGGAGCTCCCCACGCCTCGCGCGGGGCTACCTCGCCCTCGTGCTCGCGGGGAGCGCGCTCCCGCTCGGGGTGGCTTGGGTCGGCAAGCAGCTCGTCGACGCGGTCGTCGCGCGGCGCGAGGCCCTCGCGCTCCGCTGGGTGCTGGTCGAGCTCGGCTTCGTCGTGGCCATGGCGCTCGCGAGCCGGGGCGCGGGCCTCGTGCGGCAGGTGCTCGGGGCGCGGCTAGGCGTCGATGTGAACACCGCGATCCTCGAGAAGGCCTCGCGGCTCGAGCTCGCCGAGTTCGAGGACTCCGAGCTCTACGATCGCATGACCCGGGCGCGGCGCGAGGCGTCGTCGAGGCCCCTCGCGTTGGTGTCCGACGCGTTCACTCTCGTGCAGAATACACTTACGCTGGGCGGCTACATCGCGCTGCTCGTGGGGTACGGCGCCTGGGTCGCGGCCCTGCTCTTGCTCTCCACCGTGCCGGCGACCCTCGCCGAGGTGAAGTACTCGAAGGAGCAGTTCAAGCTGCGAAACTGGCGCTCGCCCGAGTCGCGCAAGCTCCTCTACCTCGAGCATGCGCTCGCCAGCGACGAGCACGCGAAGGAGGTGCGCCTCTTCGACCTCGCCGAGCTCTTCCTCGCCCGCTACAAGACCCTCGCGGAGGCGTTCTACGCCGAGGACGCGCGGCTCGCGGTGAAGAAGTCGTCGGCGACGACCGGCCTGTCGCTGCTCGCGACCTTGGCCCTCTACGGCACCTACGCGACCGTGGCGCTGCTGGCCGCGCGGGGCACGCTCACCCTCGGCACGATGACTCTCTACGTGCTCGCCTTCCGACAGGGTCAAGCGGCGTTCCAGGCGGCGCTGTCGTCGCTCGGCTCGATCTACGAGCACAACCTGTACATGTCGAACCTCTTCTCGTTCCTCGGCGGTGCGGAGGTCGCGGGGTCGCGCGCTGCGGGCGAGGAGGGGGCGCGTGGGGCGACGGGCGCGGTCGCGCTCCCGGTCGCGCCGCGGTCTCGCTCCGCCGACGAGCGCCGGGGCGCCGTCGTGCGTTTCGAGGGCGTGGGTTTCAAGTACCCCGGCCGGGACGAGTGGGCGCTGCGCGGGATCGACCTCACGCTCGCCGCGGGCGAGCGGGTCGCTCTGGTGGGGCACAACGGGGCAGGGAAGACCACCTTCGTGAAGCTCATGACCGGCCTCTACTCGCCCACGGAGGGCCGCGTGACGGTCGACGGCCGAGACGTCCTCGCAGGCGACGGGCCGGGCGCGGCGGCCGAGCGGCGCGCGCTGCTGGCCCGCTTCGGCGTGGTGTTCCAAGACTTCAACCAGTACCAGCTCTCGCTCCGCGAGAACGTCGGCGTGGGCAGCGTCCCGCGAATGCACGAGGAGCCTCACGTGCGAAACGCCGCGCAGCTCGGCGGCGCGGGCGGTCTGATCACGTCGCTGGAGGGTGGCCTCGAGGCGCCGCTCGGCCACTGGTTTCGCGGGGGGGTCGAGCTCTCCGGCGGCCAGTGGCAGAAGATCGCGCTCGCGCGCGCGTTCATGCGCGACGACGCGGACATCTTGGTGCTCGACGAGCCCACCGCGGCGCTCGACGCCGAGAGCGAGCACACGGTGTTCGAGCGCTTCCACGAGCTCGCCGAGGGCCGCACGACCCTGGTGATTTCACACAGGTTCCCGACCGTGCGGATGGCCGACCGCATCCTCGTGCTCGAGGGGGGCCGCGTGACCGAGGAGGGCTCCCACGACGCGCTCGTCGCCAAACGAGGCACCTACGCGCGTCTCTTCGCGCTCCAGGCGAAGGGTTACCAGTAA
- a CDS encoding ABC transporter permease encodes MTPWLVGLLVFVAVASLLIVWRGVAELRAGHRGRFVVALLGAAAGIGFVRLTYWTTQLPVLRGSAWSLKDAAVRAGALASGLVFLWTGLAILVPVLFDLFEKRAFSLFVAVRHVRSQKSGFLSVISVLSIAGVSISSCALCDASSVMGGFSADLKRKILGNNAHIVVDQESLVPFADGDALLERIRKAPHVVGASPVLYGEVMITSNSNLAGVVVRGVDTKTIGQVIDLPANIELGKLEYLDKPEALLHLDENEIIGRGPGGEPYTKGPELLGFDLDPITREKLPPPPVRPGIVVGRELAKTLHVYVGDEVTLISPLGDLGPMGVMPKTKRFRVAAVFFSGMYEYDASHVYTTLGSAQDYFGMRGKVSAIDVKVDEPELADFDFAAFDKVVARPELRVRDWRGINKNLFSALKVEKIAVFLILTMITVVASFCIICTLLLLVTEKTKDIAILKALGASDGAILRTFIMEGVVIGTLGTVFGVSSGAASCIGLKWFGVRLDPDVYYIDRLPIAVNPADFALVAASAIVICTLATIYPALAAASIRPVDGLRFE; translated from the coding sequence GTGACGCCCTGGCTCGTCGGCCTGCTCGTGTTCGTCGCGGTCGCCTCGCTCCTCATCGTGTGGCGAGGCGTCGCGGAGCTGCGGGCGGGCCACCGCGGGCGCTTCGTGGTGGCCCTGCTGGGGGCGGCGGCGGGGATTGGCTTCGTGCGCCTCACCTACTGGACCACCCAGCTGCCGGTGCTGCGCGGGTCGGCGTGGTCGCTGAAGGACGCGGCGGTGCGCGCGGGGGCGCTCGCGAGCGGCCTCGTGTTTTTGTGGACCGGCCTCGCGATCCTCGTGCCGGTGCTCTTCGACTTGTTCGAGAAGCGCGCGTTCAGCCTCTTCGTCGCGGTGCGCCACGTGCGCTCGCAGAAGTCGGGCTTCCTCTCGGTCATCAGCGTGCTGTCCATCGCGGGGGTCAGCATCAGCTCGTGCGCTCTGTGCGACGCGAGCAGCGTGATGGGGGGCTTCTCGGCCGACCTGAAGCGCAAGATCTTGGGCAACAACGCCCACATCGTCGTCGACCAGGAGTCGCTCGTGCCCTTCGCCGACGGCGACGCGCTCCTCGAGCGGATCCGAAAGGCGCCCCACGTCGTGGGCGCTTCGCCCGTGCTGTACGGCGAGGTGATGATCACGTCGAACTCGAACCTCGCCGGCGTCGTCGTTCGAGGCGTGGACACGAAGACCATTGGCCAGGTCATCGACCTGCCGGCGAACATCGAGCTCGGCAAGCTCGAGTACCTCGACAAGCCGGAGGCGCTCCTCCACCTCGACGAGAACGAGATCATCGGGCGCGGGCCGGGGGGCGAGCCCTACACCAAGGGGCCGGAGCTGCTCGGCTTCGATCTCGACCCCATCACCCGCGAGAAGCTCCCGCCGCCGCCCGTCCGCCCCGGGATCGTGGTCGGCCGTGAGCTCGCGAAGACACTCCACGTCTACGTGGGCGACGAGGTCACGCTCATCTCACCCCTCGGCGACCTCGGGCCGATGGGGGTGATGCCGAAGACCAAGCGCTTCCGGGTAGCGGCGGTGTTCTTCAGCGGAATGTACGAGTACGACGCGAGCCACGTGTACACCACGCTGGGCTCTGCCCAGGACTACTTCGGCATGCGCGGGAAGGTGTCGGCGATCGACGTGAAGGTCGACGAGCCCGAGCTCGCCGACTTCGACTTCGCGGCGTTCGACAAGGTGGTCGCGCGGCCCGAGCTCCGCGTGCGCGACTGGCGCGGCATCAACAAGAACCTCTTCTCGGCGCTCAAGGTCGAGAAGATCGCGGTCTTCCTCATCCTCACGATGATCACCGTCGTGGCGAGCTTCTGCATCATCTGCACGCTGCTCCTGCTCGTCACCGAGAAGACCAAGGACATCGCCATCTTGAAGGCCCTCGGCGCCAGCGACGGGGCCATCCTGCGCACGTTCATCATGGAGGGCGTCGTCATCGGGACGCTCGGCACCGTGTTCGGCGTGAGCTCTGGGGCGGCGAGCTGCATCGGCCTCAAGTGGTTCGGCGTGCGGCTCGATCCAGATGTATACTACATTGATCGACTCCCCATCGCCGTGAACCCGGCCGACTTCGCGCTGGTGGCAGCCAGCGCCATCGTGATCTGCACGCTCGCGACCATCTACCCGGCGCTCGCCGCGGCGAGCATCCGTCCGGTCGACGGTCTGCGCTTCGAATAG
- a CDS encoding lysine--tRNA ligase, giving the protein MSAPPPAPPAAPAAPAAPAAPATSATSATGSSEQAIIDGRKQTAARLRERGENPFANDSAPRLGGSTLALGALRARLAPARGDGGKYAEEAVRALAADARFHVRGRVLALRSTGGLSFVRLRDGSGELQLLCDQAQLGAEYTKLDDLDLGDFIEAEGTLTASKRGELSLEPARLRLLTKAYRPLPEKWHGLSDVETRYRQRYVDLVANPAVAEVFRARSLIVRAVRRLLDDAGYLEVETPTMHTLIGGAAAKPFLTHHNTLDMPLFMRIAPELYLKRLLVGGFDRVYEIGRCYRNEGVSTRHNPEFTMLEFYQAYATYEDLMDLTCVLLRGADAALAEAMPDAQAAWKAARPFTFDEPFARVPMADAVRRGALAAEIPEWRDAVAGEASGGGLVALLAPGFVDHMKAWSKSSPRAKKIDWGNFRKGFDKCDNDGERLFCCYEYLCEPFLPEDYRSSDGAKSLPVFVKDYPFETSPLARKNDARPELVDRFELFVHGRELCNAFSELNDPEDQAARFLEQVSKKQKGAEETMDYDADYVRALEHGMPPAAGFGMGIDRLVMMLTSSASIRDVVFFPLLRKEG; this is encoded by the coding sequence ATGTCCGCGCCTCCTCCCGCTCCTCCCGCCGCTCCCGCTGCGCCCGCTGCCCCCGCTGCTCCCGCCACGTCGGCGACGTCTGCCACGGGCTCGTCCGAGCAGGCCATCATCGACGGTCGCAAGCAGACCGCCGCGCGCCTCCGCGAGCGCGGAGAGAACCCGTTCGCGAACGACTCGGCGCCTCGCCTAGGCGGCAGCACGCTCGCCCTCGGCGCGCTGCGCGCGCGCCTCGCGCCGGCCCGCGGCGACGGGGGGAAGTACGCAGAGGAGGCCGTGCGTGCCCTCGCCGCAGACGCGCGGTTCCACGTGCGCGGGCGGGTGCTCGCGCTGCGCTCGACCGGTGGGCTCTCCTTCGTGCGACTCCGCGACGGCTCGGGCGAGCTCCAGCTGTTGTGCGATCAGGCTCAACTGGGTGCAGAGTACACGAAACTGGACGACCTCGATCTCGGCGACTTCATCGAGGCCGAGGGCACGCTCACCGCGTCGAAGCGCGGCGAGCTCTCGCTCGAGCCCGCCCGGCTGCGGCTGCTCACGAAGGCGTACCGGCCCCTCCCCGAGAAATGGCACGGGCTCTCCGACGTGGAGACCCGCTACCGGCAGCGCTACGTCGACCTCGTCGCCAACCCGGCCGTGGCGGAGGTGTTCAGGGCCCGCAGCCTCATCGTGCGAGCGGTGCGTCGCCTCCTGGACGACGCCGGGTACCTCGAGGTCGAGACGCCGACCATGCACACGCTCATCGGCGGCGCGGCGGCCAAGCCCTTCCTCACGCACCACAACACGCTCGACATGCCGCTCTTCATGCGGATCGCGCCCGAGCTCTACCTGAAGCGGCTGCTCGTGGGCGGTTTCGACCGGGTCTACGAGATCGGTCGCTGCTACCGCAACGAGGGAGTGTCGACGCGGCACAACCCCGAGTTCACCATGCTCGAGTTCTACCAGGCGTACGCGACGTACGAAGACCTGATGGACCTCACCTGTGTGCTCCTCCGCGGCGCTGACGCAGCCCTCGCCGAGGCCATGCCCGACGCGCAGGCCGCGTGGAAGGCCGCGCGCCCCTTCACGTTCGACGAACCCTTCGCGCGCGTGCCCATGGCCGACGCCGTCAGGCGCGGCGCGCTCGCCGCGGAGATCCCCGAGTGGCGCGACGCCGTCGCCGGCGAGGCCAGCGGTGGCGGGCTCGTGGCGCTCCTCGCGCCGGGCTTCGTGGACCACATGAAGGCCTGGTCGAAGAGCTCGCCACGCGCCAAGAAGATCGACTGGGGCAACTTCCGGAAGGGCTTCGACAAGTGCGACAATGACGGAGAGCGCCTCTTCTGTTGCTACGAGTACCTCTGCGAGCCGTTTCTGCCGGAGGACTACCGCTCGAGCGACGGCGCCAAGAGCCTGCCCGTGTTCGTGAAAGACTACCCCTTCGAGACCTCGCCGCTCGCGCGCAAGAACGACGCTCGCCCCGAGCTCGTCGACCGCTTCGAGCTCTTCGTCCACGGGCGCGAGCTGTGCAACGCCTTCAGCGAGCTGAACGATCCGGAGGACCAGGCAGCCCGCTTCTTGGAGCAGGTCAGCAAGAAGCAGAAGGGCGCCGAGGAGACCATGGACTACGACGCCGACTACGTGCGGGCGCTCGAGCACGGCATGCCGCCCGCCGCGGGCTTCGGCATGGGCATCGACCGCCTGGTGATGATGCTGACCTCCTCGGCGTCGATCCGCGACGTGGTGTTCTTCCCCCTGTTGCGCAAGGAGGGCTGA
- a CDS encoding CD225/dispanin family protein: MAGGYGPPGGGGYGGPPPGGAPPGGGGYGGPPPGGGPPGFGGPPPGGAPPGGGGYGAPPPGFGGPPGGGYGGPPAGGPPGFGGPPGGGFGGPPQMGGGGSVDTTMPLVLSIASCLCCWPLGIACLVLFFQGKGLADQGDSAGAQAKFGIVKILGMIAIGLGLVSTIINIIMQVAAHG, translated from the coding sequence ATGGCGGGTGGTTATGGTCCTCCGGGCGGTGGAGGTTACGGCGGTCCCCCTCCCGGCGGGGCTCCCCCTGGCGGCGGCGGGTACGGCGGTCCTCCTCCTGGTGGCGGGCCTCCCGGCTTTGGTGGTCCCCCTCCCGGTGGCGCTCCTCCCGGCGGCGGCGGCTACGGCGCGCCCCCTCCCGGGTTCGGCGGCCCTCCGGGCGGTGGGTACGGCGGTCCTCCGGCCGGCGGCCCCCCGGGCTTCGGCGGCCCTCCGGGCGGTGGCTTCGGCGGCCCCCCCCAGATGGGCGGTGGCGGAAGCGTCGACACGACGATGCCGCTCGTCCTCTCCATCGCCTCGTGCCTCTGCTGCTGGCCGCTCGGCATCGCGTGCCTCGTCCTCTTCTTCCAGGGCAAGGGACTCGCGGACCAGGGCGACAGCGCTGGCGCTCAGGCGAAGTTCGGCATCGTCAAGATCCTCGGCATGATCGCCATCGGTCTTGGCCTCGTGTCGACCATCATCAACATCATCATGCAGGTCGCGGCCCACGGCTGA
- a CDS encoding DUF2752 domain-containing protein, producing MGLLVLFGFARCPVAQWLHVPCPGCGMTRSVEALAHFDLAGVLRYNPLGPVHVALSAWIIARSMYVLARDGNLGALAHKNEATHMMYAFFALQVIQLVLWGLRWFGLFGGPCPV from the coding sequence ATGGGTCTGCTCGTGCTCTTCGGCTTCGCGCGCTGCCCCGTCGCGCAGTGGCTCCACGTGCCGTGCCCCGGCTGCGGGATGACCCGATCGGTGGAGGCCCTCGCCCACTTCGACCTCGCGGGCGTGCTCCGCTACAACCCGCTGGGGCCGGTGCACGTGGCGCTCTCTGCGTGGATCATCGCGCGCTCGATGTACGTGCTCGCGCGCGACGGCAACCTCGGGGCCTTGGCCCACAAGAACGAGGCGACGCACATGATGTACGCGTTCTTCGCCCTCCAGGTGATTCAGCTCGTGCTGTGGGGGCTCCGCTGGTTCGGTCTCTTCGGCGGCCCCTGCCCGGTGTGA